A window of the Bradyrhizobium ottawaense genome harbors these coding sequences:
- a CDS encoding aminotransferase class V-fold PLP-dependent enzyme: MLASQREWFDVPREICYLNSASYSPLPRRTLEAGRAAVGRKGRPWTLDPDFARRQHERARTAAARLINADPADIALIPSISYGVATAAKMLTIARGSRVIVLENDHSSPVLEWHHRAEAQGFAVETVRQPNDGDWTAAVLAVIERAGAPPVGLASISSVHWSDGGLIDLEQVTAALRRHGALFLIDATQSAGVLPMDVKRLDPDFVLFPTYKWLIGPYGRAFLYVAKRHQDGIPLEQTAAARRNVRAENEVYFTDLAYVGDARRFDMGERDHFISLEMAAIGMEMVAEWGAPAITERLAMLTEGIADSVRSLGARVLERQLRAPHILCLGFANGMPKGLVEGLANDGVYVAARLGRLRVSPHVFNDEADTERFIAALTRRLGT, from the coding sequence ATGCTGGCGTCGCAACGCGAATGGTTCGATGTGCCGCGCGAGATCTGCTACCTCAACTCGGCCTCCTACAGCCCGCTGCCGCGGCGAACCCTGGAGGCCGGCCGCGCCGCGGTCGGCCGCAAGGGCAGGCCCTGGACGCTTGATCCCGATTTCGCCCGCCGCCAGCATGAGCGCGCCCGCACCGCCGCCGCCCGCCTGATCAATGCTGATCCCGCCGACATCGCCTTGATCCCCTCGATCAGCTACGGCGTCGCCACCGCAGCCAAAATGCTGACGATCGCCCGTGGCAGCCGCGTCATCGTGCTGGAAAACGATCATTCCTCGCCGGTGCTGGAATGGCATCATCGGGCCGAAGCGCAGGGCTTCGCCGTCGAGACGGTGCGCCAGCCCAACGACGGCGACTGGACCGCGGCGGTTCTCGCCGTGATCGAACGAGCCGGAGCGCCACCGGTTGGCCTTGCATCGATCTCGTCGGTGCACTGGTCGGACGGCGGGCTGATCGACCTCGAACAAGTCACCGCGGCGCTGCGTCGGCACGGCGCCCTGTTCCTGATCGATGCGACACAGAGCGCCGGCGTGCTGCCGATGGACGTCAAACGCCTCGACCCGGATTTCGTGCTTTTCCCGACCTATAAATGGCTGATCGGCCCCTACGGCCGCGCCTTTCTCTACGTCGCCAAACGCCATCAGGACGGCATCCCGCTGGAGCAGACGGCGGCCGCCCGCCGCAACGTACGCGCCGAGAATGAGGTCTATTTCACCGACCTTGCCTATGTCGGCGACGCCAGGCGTTTCGATATGGGCGAGCGCGATCATTTCATTTCGCTGGAGATGGCCGCGATCGGCATGGAGATGGTCGCCGAATGGGGCGCGCCGGCCATTACGGAGCGCCTTGCCATGCTGACCGAAGGAATCGCGGACAGCGTGCGCAGCCTCGGCGCCCGTGTCCTCGAGCGCCAATTGCGGGCGCCGCACATTTTGTGCCTCGGCTTTGCGAACGGGATGCCGAAAGGGCTGGTCGAAGGACTTGCCAATGACGGCGTCTACGTCGCGGCGCGCCTTGGCCGCCTGCGGGTCTCGCCGCACGTCTTCAACGACGAAGCCGACACCGAGCGCTTCATCGCCGCCTTGACCCGGCGGCTTGGTACTTAG
- a CDS encoding sensor domain-containing diguanylate cyclase codes for MRRTTKPSEVAQSYAVRLMQHLVVPTFVLNPQREVVVWNRACERLTGVAAAEVIGTKKHWRAFYKEKRFCLADLVANERADLLGSLYPEFTVSTHGLGFSAENWCVMPKLGNQLYLAIDAGPIHDEDGRLIAVVETLRDMTDQKRAEQALKALASSDGLTGLANRRSFDQALAIEWARAQRTRSPLSLLLVDVDHFKLYNDLHGHQKGDDCLRGVGAAMAAGLRPADVAARYGGEEFAVLMPDSAHGVALDVAERLREAICRLRLAHGAAAAGSHVTLSIGVATEVPAEDMSSDLLVARADQALYAAKHSGRDRVLSADKALSVFGRAQGVAPCGARKTRLR; via the coding sequence GTGCGACGGACCACGAAACCTTCCGAGGTGGCACAATCATATGCCGTCCGGCTGATGCAGCATCTCGTTGTGCCGACCTTCGTGCTCAATCCGCAGCGCGAGGTCGTGGTCTGGAACCGGGCGTGCGAGCGCCTGACCGGCGTTGCCGCCGCCGAGGTGATCGGCACCAAAAAGCACTGGCGTGCCTTCTACAAGGAGAAGCGGTTTTGCCTCGCCGATCTGGTGGCGAACGAACGGGCGGATCTGCTCGGCAGCCTTTATCCGGAGTTCACGGTCTCCACGCATGGCCTCGGCTTCAGCGCCGAAAACTGGTGTGTGATGCCAAAACTCGGCAATCAGCTTTATCTCGCGATCGACGCCGGTCCCATCCACGATGAAGACGGAAGGCTGATCGCGGTTGTCGAAACGCTGCGCGACATGACCGATCAGAAGCGGGCCGAGCAGGCGCTGAAGGCGCTGGCCAGCAGCGACGGACTGACCGGCCTCGCCAACCGGCGGTCGTTCGACCAGGCACTCGCGATCGAATGGGCGCGGGCGCAACGGACGCGGTCGCCGCTATCACTGCTGCTGGTCGATGTCGACCATTTCAAGCTCTACAATGACCTGCACGGCCACCAGAAAGGCGACGACTGCCTGCGCGGGGTTGGCGCGGCGATGGCCGCCGGCCTGCGGCCGGCCGATGTCGCCGCCCGCTATGGCGGTGAGGAATTTGCCGTGCTGATGCCCGACAGCGCGCACGGCGTCGCGCTCGATGTGGCAGAGCGGCTGCGTGAGGCGATCTGCCGCTTGCGGCTGGCGCATGGTGCTGCTGCCGCGGGCTCCCATGTGACGCTCAGCATCGGTGTGGCCACCGAAGTGCCCGCGGAAGACATGAGTTCCGATCTTCTGGTGGCAAGGGCCGACCAGGCGCTCTACGCGGCGAAGCATTCGGGGCGCGACCGGGTGCTCTCGGCGGATAAAGCCCTCTCGGTGTTCGGCCGCGCCCAAGGTGTTGCACCTTGCGGGGCACGCAAGACGCGTTTGCGCTAA
- a CDS encoding DoxX family membrane protein, whose protein sequence is MSATIVTIAGRSLLALLFILAGAAKIAGPQPFLDHMAEHHIPGLLLPLVILLELGAGVALLLGWRLPFSAGALALFCLATAFGFHLNLADKAERTLFIKDLAISGALMVIAAHASVVPKAPALGSIATFAGR, encoded by the coding sequence ATGAGTGCCACCATCGTGACCATTGCCGGGCGCAGCCTGCTGGCGCTGCTGTTCATTCTTGCAGGTGCGGCGAAGATCGCCGGCCCGCAGCCGTTTCTCGACCATATGGCCGAGCACCACATTCCGGGGCTGCTGCTGCCGCTGGTGATTCTGCTGGAACTGGGCGCCGGCGTGGCGCTTCTGCTTGGCTGGCGGTTACCGTTCTCGGCCGGGGCGCTGGCGTTGTTTTGCCTCGCCACCGCGTTCGGGTTTCACCTCAACCTGGCCGACAAGGCCGAGCGAACGCTGTTCATCAAGGACCTCGCGATATCAGGCGCGCTGATGGTGATTGCGGCTCACGCCTCGGTGGTGCCAAAGGCACCCGCTCTCGGCTCCATCGCTACGTTCGCCGGCAGGTGA
- the fliP gene encoding flagellar type III secretion system pore protein FliP (The bacterial flagellar biogenesis protein FliP forms a type III secretion system (T3SS)-type pore required for flagellar assembly.) codes for MRSATFPRRVFLFLVSLIAAGSLADPAMAQDISINLGQGNGGVTERAIQLIALLTVLSIAPSILIMMTSFTRIVVVLSLLRTALGTATAPPNSVIIALAMFLTAFVMGPVLQKSYDDGIKPLVANQIGVEEALQKASVPLRGFMQKNVREKDLKLFMDLSGEPPPATPEDMSLRILVPAFMISELKRAFEIGFLLFLPFLIIDLVVASVLMSMGMMMLPPVVVSLPFKLIFFVLVDGWSLVAGSLVQSYGGG; via the coding sequence GTGAGATCGGCGACTTTCCCGCGTAGAGTATTTTTATTTCTTGTAAGCCTGATAGCCGCCGGATCGCTCGCCGATCCGGCGATGGCGCAGGATATCAGCATCAATCTCGGCCAGGGCAATGGCGGGGTCACCGAGCGCGCGATCCAGTTGATCGCGCTGTTGACGGTGCTCTCGATCGCGCCGTCGATCCTGATCATGATGACATCGTTCACGCGCATCGTCGTCGTGCTGTCGCTGCTAAGGACAGCATTGGGCACCGCGACCGCGCCGCCGAACTCCGTGATCATCGCGCTGGCGATGTTCCTGACTGCCTTCGTGATGGGCCCGGTGCTGCAGAAATCCTATGACGACGGCATCAAGCCCCTGGTAGCCAACCAGATCGGCGTCGAGGAAGCGCTGCAGAAGGCCTCGGTGCCGCTGCGCGGCTTCATGCAGAAGAACGTTCGCGAGAAGGACCTGAAACTGTTCATGGACCTCTCCGGCGAGCCGCCGCCGGCGACGCCGGAAGATATGTCGCTGCGCATTCTCGTCCCCGCCTTCATGATCTCGGAGCTGAAGCGCGCGTTTGAAATCGGCTTCCTGCTGTTCCTCCCCTTCCTGATCATCGACCTCGTGGTCGCCTCCGTCCTGATGTCGATGGGCATGATGATGCTGCCGCCGGTCGTGGTGTCGCTGCCGTTCAAATTGATCTTCTTCGTGCTGGTCGACGGCTGGTCGCTGGTGGCGGGGAGTCTGGTGCAGAGTTACGGCGGCGGATAG
- a CDS encoding TetR/AcrR family transcriptional regulator encodes MPRLNREESQARTRELLIAAARSEIVKKGFALASVRDIADAAGFSQGAFYSNFPDKEAILLELVQQHQTEERARIEAALKGAEGDAASAMAGIEKWSTTVNADPGFAVLAIELQLQALRSPGFAATYNELNRTHRRALGAFVTALFGLFGKAVPGEPAEIAASFIALGRGLALLSADVEARRSGQIIMTFLKALIASAPSAAPSSTPKPASRTKSPTKRA; translated from the coding sequence ATGCCGAGGTTGAATCGCGAGGAAAGTCAGGCCCGTACCCGGGAGCTGCTGATCGCGGCCGCGCGCAGCGAGATCGTCAAAAAGGGTTTTGCCCTCGCCTCGGTGCGCGACATCGCCGACGCCGCGGGGTTTTCGCAAGGCGCCTTCTACTCGAACTTTCCCGACAAGGAGGCGATCCTGCTCGAACTGGTGCAGCAGCACCAAACCGAGGAGCGCGCCAGGATCGAAGCGGCGCTGAAGGGCGCGGAAGGCGACGCCGCATCCGCCATGGCGGGCATCGAAAAATGGTCGACCACCGTCAATGCCGATCCCGGCTTTGCCGTGCTCGCCATCGAGCTGCAGCTCCAGGCGCTGCGCAGTCCGGGCTTTGCGGCAACCTATAATGAGCTGAACCGCACGCACCGCCGCGCTTTGGGCGCCTTCGTCACCGCACTGTTCGGGCTGTTCGGCAAGGCGGTGCCGGGAGAGCCTGCGGAAATCGCCGCGAGCTTCATCGCGCTCGGCCGCGGCCTGGCGCTGCTGTCGGCCGACGTCGAGGCGCGGCGCAGCGGACAGATCATCATGACGTTCCTGAAAGCGCTGATCGCATCAGCGCCATCGGCCGCGCCCTCCTCCACGCCAAAGCCGGCGTCCAGGACCAAATCCCCGACAAAGCGCGCCTGA
- a CDS encoding sensor histidine kinase, which yields MDSVEPVNDFLAGGGEMGALTRAFDWSKTCLGPPETWPQSLRVTIRIVLNSRHPMFIWWGPKLIQFYNDAYRETMGPERHPSALGARGRACWDEIWDIIGPQIEYVMTGKGSTWHVDQLVPITRHGRREDVWWTYSYGPIDLDGKVGGVLVVCNDVTSEHRAKEALNLVNHELQHRVKNTLAVLSAVAAQTFRDPSSKSALEIYQGRLAAFGRAHDLLTASNWVEAPLTDVIQTALAPYRTGEGRFEVSGAPTIVRSRQALSLSLAIHELATNAIKYGALSGPTGRILITWENMMLDAEPHFVFTWQETGGPAVSPPSVTGFGSRLITRVLKDDFNGTVELSYEPAGLRCRLTTPIKNIETAPH from the coding sequence ATGGACAGTGTCGAACCGGTGAACGACTTTCTGGCCGGCGGCGGCGAAATGGGCGCGTTGACGCGGGCATTCGACTGGTCGAAGACCTGCCTTGGTCCCCCGGAGACATGGCCGCAGAGCCTTCGTGTGACGATTCGCATCGTCCTCAATTCGCGCCACCCGATGTTCATCTGGTGGGGGCCGAAACTGATCCAGTTCTACAACGACGCCTATCGCGAGACCATGGGTCCCGAACGGCATCCGAGCGCGCTGGGCGCACGCGGACGTGCGTGCTGGGACGAGATCTGGGATATTATTGGCCCTCAGATCGAGTACGTCATGACGGGCAAGGGATCGACCTGGCATGTCGACCAATTGGTACCGATCACGCGTCACGGTCGCCGTGAGGATGTGTGGTGGACGTACAGCTACGGACCGATCGATCTCGACGGCAAGGTCGGCGGCGTGCTCGTTGTCTGCAACGACGTCACCTCGGAGCATCGGGCAAAGGAAGCGCTCAACCTCGTCAACCACGAACTGCAGCACCGTGTCAAAAACACGCTTGCGGTTCTCAGCGCCGTGGCGGCGCAGACCTTTCGCGATCCATCGAGCAAATCCGCGCTGGAAATCTATCAGGGAAGGCTTGCGGCGTTCGGACGCGCGCACGACCTGCTGACCGCATCCAACTGGGTTGAAGCGCCGCTTACCGACGTGATCCAGACCGCCCTTGCGCCGTACCGGACCGGCGAAGGTCGCTTCGAGGTCTCCGGGGCTCCGACCATCGTCAGATCCCGGCAAGCGCTTTCGCTGTCGCTGGCAATCCACGAACTTGCGACCAATGCGATCAAATACGGCGCGCTGAGCGGTCCCACCGGACGTATATTGATCACATGGGAAAATATGATGCTCGATGCCGAGCCCCATTTCGTTTTCACCTGGCAGGAGACCGGCGGTCCTGCGGTGTCGCCCCCCTCAGTCACCGGGTTCGGATCGCGGCTGATCACCCGGGTGTTGAAGGACGATTTCAATGGCACCGTTGAACTATCCTATGAGCCGGCGGGACTGCGTTGTCGCCTGACGACGCCGATCAAGAATATCGAGACCGCACCCCACTAA
- a CDS encoding copper-binding protein, whose translation MKLAKIMIAGTAALTIISSMALAQQTLTGTVTRIDRVNGTVAIQQAQSGTVGAGGGGAAEEFKVQNGASLDAVHAGDRVNFSATSTGGSKTITKLERQ comes from the coding sequence ATGAAACTTGCAAAAATCATGATCGCCGGTACCGCGGCCCTCACCATCATCAGCTCAATGGCGCTTGCGCAGCAGACGCTGACGGGGACCGTGACCAGGATCGATCGCGTCAACGGCACTGTCGCAATTCAGCAGGCCCAAAGCGGCACCGTCGGTGCGGGGGGCGGCGGCGCGGCGGAAGAATTCAAGGTCCAGAACGGCGCATCGCTGGACGCCGTGCACGCCGGCGACAGGGTCAACTTTTCCGCAACCAGCACCGGTGGGAGCAAAACCATCACCAAGCTCGAGCGGCAATGA
- a CDS encoding DUF1488 family protein, with translation MGYDDERLAFKFTMQNENNGETVECQISDAAMDELAGVKGTESIARQAQFLALRDAVEGIASDIFDEAPRVKGYTVRIFTKHIRK, from the coding sequence GTGGGATACGATGACGAGCGGCTGGCGTTCAAGTTCACGATGCAGAACGAGAACAACGGCGAGACGGTCGAGTGCCAGATCAGCGACGCTGCGATGGACGAACTGGCCGGCGTCAAGGGCACCGAGAGCATTGCCAGGCAGGCGCAGTTCCTGGCCCTGAGGGATGCCGTCGAGGGTATCGCGTCCGATATATTCGACGAGGCGCCGCGCGTGAAGGGATACACCGTTCGGATCTTCACCAAGCATATCCGCAAATAG